GACGGCGTACTCGAGGAACTCCCCCGCGTCGACGAGGCGGTCGAACTCCTGGTCGTCGACGAAGTGGTAGTGCACACCGTCGACCTCGCCGGGCCGCGGGCGGCGGGTCGTCATCGACACGGAGAACCAGATGCCGGGGAAGTGCGTGCGCACGTAGGCGGACATGGTCCCCTTGCCCACGGCGGTCGGGCCCGCCAGCACGACGAGGCGTCCGCGGCGAGGTGCGGCCACGGGCGCGACAGGCTCGGTGCTCACGGTCGCTCGAAACGGCGGAGCAGGGCGGCGACCTGGTTGGCCCCGAGCCCACGCACGCGACGCGACTCGGCGATGCCGACCTCGGCCATGATGGCGCGAGCCCGGACCCGACCGACCCCGGGCATCGCCTCGAGCAGCTCGGTGACCTTCATCTTGCCCACGACCGGGTCGGTGCGACCGCCCTCGATGACCTCGGACAGCGAACCGCTCGAGTACTTGAGCCGGTTCTTCACCGCGGCCCGTTCGCGACGAGCGGCGGCGGCCTTCTCGAGTGCCTGGGCGCGCTGCTCGGGGGTGAGCGGGGGTAGAGCCACGGTCGACGGTCTCCTCGGTGGCGAGCGCGGGTGGGCTCGCATCGTGCGGGGGCTGGGCGGTACGGGTGTCCTGCTCCGAACCTAGCGAGGTGGTCGCCGCGGTCGCAACGCGGCCCGCGTCAGCCGCCCGCGCCCGAGCCGCCGGCCAGGTCGACCTGGCACGTGCTCTTGGCGTGCTCCTCGATCGTCTGGGCGTTCTGGCGCAGCGTGCTCAGCTCCCCGGTGAGGGCCGTGAGGTCGCGGTTGCCCGAGGTGAACTTCTCGTAGACCTGCTCGAGCGAGGCCCACTGCTGCTTGACCTGCTCGGGCGCGACGGCCTCGATCGACTTGACGGTCTCGACGAACTTCGCCGCCGTGCCGCTGTCGGCCAGCGACGCCCCCGCGTCGCTCCAGGCGGTCGTCGCGTTGCGCAGGGCCGCGCAGTAGGCGTCCGACCCCGCCGACGAGGCGGCCGACGCGCCGGCCGAGGCGGCGGCCCCGGCCGCGGCACCGGCGGTGTCGGAGACGGCCGAGCAGGCGCCCGCACCGAGGAGGGTCGCGGCGGCGAGGGCGGCCGTGACCACGCCGCGGCGCGCGCGCGTCGAGGTGACCGGGGGGCGGAGGGAGCGGCTCATGGCCTCACCGTAGGTCCGTTCTCTGTGCACGGTCGTCCTCCCGCGGTCGCACCCCGGGTGGAGGTGATGCGCGACCACGGGTGGTCGCGGATCACCTCCGCCCGAACGACCCGACGCGCTCAACCCCGAACCGTCGAGAGGCCATTTCCCGACGCACTCCACCCCCTGACCGTCGAGAGGCCACTTCCCGACGCCTCCGGGGCGGGCGACGTCAGGCCGAGAGCGACTCGGCCAGCTCGCCGGCGAGGCGACGGGCGTGCTCACGCAGCGCACCGGCATCCGGGCCCGACTGCAACAGCTCACGGCTCGACGACACGAGCACCTGCGACAGGGCTGGCCCGAAGGTCGCGCGCAGCTGGTCGACGGTGCCGCCCTGCGCGCCGAAACCCGGCGCGAGCACCGGCGTCGCCGCCGTGACGAGGTCGAGGCCGAGGTCGCTGACGGCGGTGCCGACGGTCGCGCCGACGACGAGCCCGACGCTGCCGAGCGAGCCACGCTCACGGGCCAGCGCGTTGTCGACCGTCGCCCCCTCGACGACCGAGGCGGCCACGGAGCCGGGGCCGTGCCGCGGCACGGCGTGCTGCACCGAGGCGCCCTCGGGGTTCGAGGTGAGGGCGAGGACGAAGACGCCGCGACCGGTGCGGTCGGCCAGGTCGAGCGCGGGGCGCAGCGACTCGTAGCCCAGGTACGGGCTCACGGTGAGCGCGTCGGCGGGCGCCACGGCGTCGGGCCCGAGGAACGCCTCCGCGTAGGCGCTCATCGTCGAGCCGATGTCGCCGCGCTTGGCGTCGAGCAGCGTCAGCGTGCCCGCGTCGTGCAGGTCGGTCAACGCCCGCTCGAGCACGGCGATCCCCCGGCTGCCGAACACCTCGAAGAAGGCCGACTGCGGCTTGACCACGGCCACCTGCCCGCCGAACGCCTCGACGCACGTCATGGTGAAGCGCTCGAGACCGGCGAGGTCGTAGGTCAGGCCCCACGCCTCGACGAGCGACCGGTGCGGGTCGAGGCCGGCGCAGAGCGGGCCGCGGGACTGCATGGCCCGCTGCAACCGCGTGCCGAACGGTGACGTCATGACTCCCCCTGCCGTCCGTGCGCGATGCCGACGACCTCGTCGAAGGTGGCGAAGCCCTTCTCCTCGAGCAGACCGGTGAGCTCGCGTAGCACGCGCACCGGTGCGGTCGGGTCGTTGAAGCTGGCCGTCCCGACCTGCACGGCGCTGGCGCCCGCGGCGACGAGCTCGAGCGCGTCGGTGCCCGTGCGTACGCCGCCCACCCCGATGATCGGCACGGTCGGCATGCGGCCCTCGTCCATCGCCGCGCGCACCTGCCACACGGCACGCACCGCGACGGGCCGGATGCCGGGTCCGCTCAGCCCGCCGGTCACCCCACCGAGGTGGGGGCGCAGCCGGTCGGTGTCGATGCTCATGCCGAGCAGGGTGTTGATCATCGTGAGGCCGTCGGCACCCGCCTTGACGCAGGCCGCCGCGATGGCCGTGATGTCGGTGACGTCGGGGCTCAGCTTGGCGAAGATCGGCACGTCGCGCGGCACCTGCTCGCGCACGAGGGCGATGACCTTCGCGGACGACAGCGGGTCGCAGGCGAAGACGAGACCGCGGTTGGCGACGTTGGGGCACGAGATGTTGACCTCGACGCCGGCCACGCAGCCGAAGGCGTCGCTCGAGCGCAGAACCGCTGCCACGTGGGCGAACTCGGTCGCCGAGCCCCCGGCGATCGACGGCAGTACCGTCGCCCCGACCGACGCCAGCCAGGGCAGGTCGTGCTCGACGAACGCCTGGATGCCCGGCCCCTGAAGGCCGATCGAGTTGAGCATCCCTGACGGCGTCTCGGCCATGCGCGGGGTGCCGCGACCCGAACGCGGCTCGGACATCACCGACTTCGTCACGAACGCGCCCAGCTCGGAGACGTCGAAGAAGCGGTGCAGCTCCTGCCCGTTGGCCGCGCAGCCGGATGCCGTCATGAGCGGGTTCGCGAGACGGCGGGCCCCCAGCGTGGTGGACATGTCGACCATCAGCGCGTCACCGCCCGGGGGGCGCCGACGGCATCCGGTGGCACGACCGCGCCGGTGGGCGTGACGGCGTCCCAGCGCACGCGGTCGCCGCGGAACACCGGCCCCTCGACGCACGAGCGGACCATGCGGGTGAGGCCGTCGCTGCCGACCACCGGCATGACGCAGGTCATGCAGATGCCGATGCCGCAGGCCATGGCCTCCTCGACCGCGACCTGGGCCACCGCCCCGTGCGCCGCCGCGACGTCGCTGACCGCGCGCAGCATGCCCATCGGACCGCAGGCGTAGACGACGCCGGCACCGCGGCGGTCGATGACGTCGGGCAGCACGTCGCTGACCCAGCCCTTCACGCCGGCGCTCCCGTCGTCGGTCGTCACGGTGACGCCGTCGCAGCTGCGTCGGGCCTCGAGCACACCGAACAGGCGGTCCTCGCTGGCGGCCCCGAGCACGATGTCGACGGTGCAGCCGCGCTCCCGCAGCTCGCCGGCGAGCCAGAACAGCGGGGCGCTGCCGTAGCCGCCGCCGACGAGGACGCACGGCACCGGCGCGGTCGGCAGCGGGAAGGCGCGCCCGACCGGTCCGACGACGTCGATGCGGTCGTGCACCTGCCGCGAGGTGATCCACCGCGTGCCGGCCCCGACGGCCGAGACGACGATCTCGACGGTGCCCCCCGCGCCGTTCGACGACGGGCCCGGGGTCACCTTGTGGATCGAGAACGACCGCCGCAGAAGCGTCCCCGACGACTCGTCACCGACGGCGAGGGCGACGAACTGGCCCGGTCTCGCCAGGCCGGCCACGCCGGGCGAGGCGAGGGTCAGGTGCTGGTAGGCACCCACCCGCGTGGTGGCGACGAGCTCGGCCTGCTCCTGCACGACCCGCGCCCGCCGTGCGGCCGAGACCGGCTGGGTGGGCAGGTCGTTCACGCCGTCACCCCGGCCTCGACCTCGGCGACGTCGTGGGGCGAGGCGGCGTCGGCGTCGGCGGACGTCCCCGTCGGGGCG
This is a stretch of genomic DNA from Terracoccus luteus. It encodes these proteins:
- the mihF gene encoding integration host factor, actinobacterial type; the encoded protein is MALPPLTPEQRAQALEKAAAARRERAAVKNRLKYSSGSLSEVIEGGRTDPVVGKMKVTELLEAMPGVGRVRARAIMAEVGIAESRRVRGLGANQVAALLRRFERP
- the pyrF gene encoding orotidine-5'-phosphate decarboxylase; translated protein: MTSPFGTRLQRAMQSRGPLCAGLDPHRSLVEAWGLTYDLAGLERFTMTCVEAFGGQVAVVKPQSAFFEVFGSRGIAVLERALTDLHDAGTLTLLDAKRGDIGSTMSAYAEAFLGPDAVAPADALTVSPYLGYESLRPALDLADRTGRGVFVLALTSNPEGASVQHAVPRHGPGSVAASVVEGATVDNALARERGSLGSVGLVVGATVGTAVSDLGLDLVTAATPVLAPGFGAQGGTVDQLRATFGPALSQVLVSSSRELLQSGPDAGALREHARRLAGELAESLSA
- a CDS encoding dihydroorotate dehydrogenase yields the protein MSTTLGARRLANPLMTASGCAANGQELHRFFDVSELGAFVTKSVMSEPRSGRGTPRMAETPSGMLNSIGLQGPGIQAFVEHDLPWLASVGATVLPSIAGGSATEFAHVAAVLRSSDAFGCVAGVEVNISCPNVANRGLVFACDPLSSAKVIALVREQVPRDVPIFAKLSPDVTDITAIAAACVKAGADGLTMINTLLGMSIDTDRLRPHLGGVTGGLSGPGIRPVAVRAVWQVRAAMDEGRMPTVPIIGVGGVRTGTDALELVAAGASAVQVGTASFNDPTAPVRVLRELTGLLEEKGFATFDEVVGIAHGRQGES
- a CDS encoding dihydroorotate dehydrogenase electron transfer subunit; this translates as MNDLPTQPVSAARRARVVQEQAELVATTRVGAYQHLTLASPGVAGLARPGQFVALAVGDESSGTLLRRSFSIHKVTPGPSSNGAGGTVEIVVSAVGAGTRWITSRQVHDRIDVVGPVGRAFPLPTAPVPCVLVGGGYGSAPLFWLAGELRERGCTVDIVLGAASEDRLFGVLEARRSCDGVTVTTDDGSAGVKGWVSDVLPDVIDRRGAGVVYACGPMGMLRAVSDVAAAHGAVAQVAVEEAMACGIGICMTCVMPVVGSDGLTRMVRSCVEGPVFRGDRVRWDAVTPTGAVVPPDAVGAPRAVTR